A genomic region of Nymphalis io chromosome 3, ilAglIoxx1.1, whole genome shotgun sequence contains the following coding sequences:
- the LOC126781184 gene encoding chymotrypsin-like, translating to MLKLFLSQFSLILLVNAKSVLEPRIVHGEQVNIANYAHSVFLVINGATGHYICGSSAINQKILLTAAHCVDTCINKCLDSAAYAGNANKRRGNKISILATAIHKKFNRNRIQNDIALILLKNPLTLGKFIKRVALTRAVPPQTIGIVAGWGLVNEVHNTHTDFLHSVQQTIWNFEDCRKMIPTLSDGTICAGDVQNQRYASEGDSGSALIINKYIQIGIVSYKRPDISRAIVVYTDVAYFYNWIKYNSKKLYCDYV from the exons atgttaaaactatttttatcacaattctcgttaatattattagtaaatgcCAAATCGGTGTTAGAACCCAGAATCGTGCACGGCGAACAGGTTAATATAGCTAATTATGCTCATTCAGTGTTTTTGGTAATAAATGGTGCAACTGGCCACTATATATGCGGTTCTTCGGCTATCAATCAGAAGATTCTCTTGACAGCAGCGCATTGTGTCGACACTTGTATCAACAAGTGCTTGGATTCTGCGGCATATGCAGGCAATGCCAATAAGAGACGAGGtaacaaaatatcaattttgGCAACAGCCATACACAAAAAATTCAACCGTAACCGAATACAAAACGATATTGCCTTGATTCTGCTTAAGAATCCTCTGACGTTGGGGAAGTTTATCAAGAGAGTGGCACTAACGAGAGCAGTACCTCCTCAGACAATTGGAATTGTCGCGGGATGGGGTTTGGTTAAT gaAGTGCATAATACACACACTGATTTTCTACACTCAGTTCAACAGACGATTTGGAACTTTGAGGATTGTCGAAAAATGATACCAACGTTATCAGACGGAACTATCTGTGCCGGAGACGTGCAAAATCAACGATACGCATCAGA agGTGATTCTGGCAGTGCTCTGATCATCAACAAATATATCCAAATAGGAATTGTCTCTTATAAAAGGCCGGATATATCGAGAGCCATTGTAGTTTATACGGAcgttgcttatttttataattggataaaatataattcaaa